In Gossypium arboreum isolate Shixiya-1 chromosome 6, ASM2569848v2, whole genome shotgun sequence, the following are encoded in one genomic region:
- the LOC108485352 gene encoding RING-H2 finger protein ATL60-like, which yields MADEFKSNAPAPTQGAALSDSRPPTVSQGERVVKRKELGRFTCFGFALRQDTAHPQRATKGLDSTIHASLPILIFRKDEFKEGLECAVCLCELVEGEKVRLFPKCNHGFHVGCIHMWFQSHSTCPLCRNPIFVGGEFKNSSHLSPNDGSGSRYSTDSPNFPTNVLFWGNDTQVSSGGAYLEEGASASSSSNSSSAMASTSGRQEGMLMIDVPTNGNENSPEEESRCEMPTR from the exons ATGGCAGATGAATtcaaaagtaatgcgcctgctcccactcaaggggcagCGCTGTCTGATAGTAGACCCCCTACAGTTAGTCAGGGAGAAAGAG TAGTGAAAAGGAAGGAATTGGGAAGGTTCACATGTTTCGGCTTTGCTCTAAGGCAAGACACTGCCCACCCTCAACGTGCAACTAAAGGTCTCGATTCAACCATTCACGCTTCACTCCCTATTTTAATTTTCCGTAAAGACGAGTTCAAAGAAGGGCTAGAATGTGCGGTTTGCTTGTGTGAGCTTGTAGAAGGAGAGAAAGTTAGGCTGTTTCCTAAATGTAACCATGGCTTCCACGTTGGTTGTATTCATATGTGGTTTCAATCACACTCCACTTGTCCTCTTTGTAGAAACCCCATTTTTGTTGGTGGTGAGTTTAAGAATTCAAGTCACCTT TCTCCAAATGATGGTTCGGGTTCGAGGTATTCAACAGATTCTCCTAATTTCCCTACAAATGTGTTGTTTTGGGGTAATGACACGCAGGTTAGTAGCGGTGGTGCCTATTTGGAAGAGGGTGCTTCAGCATCATCTTCTTCTAATAGTTCCTCAGCCATGGCATCTACCAGTGGTAGGCAAGAAGGGATGTTGATGATTGATGTTCCAACGAATGGAAATGAGAATTCACCAGAGGAGGAATCAAGGTGTGAAATGCCTACAAGATAA